Proteins encoded by one window of Elaeis guineensis isolate ETL-2024a chromosome 12, EG11, whole genome shotgun sequence:
- the LOC105055215 gene encoding uncharacterized protein, whose translation MVMLTVSSLSGWHEEPSPKGCRAWKTNVLLVGARSTSSSFHAVTRTGAGRHTLIMPPFWLLSTILVLQVVTNVSGERLSNNSQACSSVRIDVQDKYVIIDNGILQLTLSNPGGIVTGVGYSGVDNLMEVGNGEDNRGYWNLVWSGNRDARTFDRIEGTNFKIIFQSEEQVEVSFTRTWTPSLNGTLIPLNIDKRFVVLQGSSGFYTYAIFEHQEGWPEFDIGVLRVAFKLRNDKFHYMALSDKRQRIMPMPEDRMPERCQQLAYPEAVLLTNPINPDLKGEVDDKYQYSIEDQDNKVHGWISFDPPIGFWQISPSDEARTGGPVKQDLTSHVGPTTLAIFVSSHYSGEAPKFGNGEYWKKVFGPVFIYLNSASNGKDPKTLWQDAKMQMQREVESWPYSFPVSEDFQKRSQRGSVSGKLLVRDRLIHGEDIYANGAYVGLALPGEAGSWQRECKGYQFWTRADANGSFSIKNVRTGQYNLYAWVPGFVGDYKYDEMITITSGNNIDFGDLIYEPPRQNVTFWEIGIPDRSAAEFYIPDPNPKYVNRLYVDDPVNRFRQYGLWERYADLYPDSDLVYTIGKSDYKKDWFFAHVTRKIGQNSYQPTTWQIKFHLDSVSNQSGSYKLRLALASAAHSELQVRFNDLKANPAHFTAELNGRDNAIARHGIHGLYWFYNIDVQNTWLVQGANTIFLTQANSQGPFQGVMYDYIRMEGPPYL comes from the exons ATGGTCATGTTAACTGTTTCTTCACTTTCTGGATGGCATGAGGAGCCTTCACCTAAGGGATGCAG AGCCTGGAAAACCAATGTGTTGTTGGTGGGTGCAAGGAGTACGTCCAGTTCTTTTCATGCTGTAACAAG AACAGGGGCTGGCCGGCATACTCTTATAATGCCTCCTTTTTGGTTACTTTCAACAATTTTAGTATTGCAG GTTGTTACTAATGTGAGCGGAGAGCGGTTGTCCAACAATTCGCAAGCCTGCTCATCTGTGAGAATTGATGTTCAAGATAAATAT GTGATCATAGATAATGGCATTCTCCAGTTGACGCTATCAAATCCTGGTGGGATTGTGACAGGAGTTGGATATAGTGGTGTCGATAATCTGATGGAAGTTGGTAACGGAGAAGATAACAGAGG GTATTGGAATCTTGTGTGGAGTGGAAATAGAGACGCCCGTACATTTGATAG GATAGAAggaacaaattttaaaataatatttcagaGTGAAGAGCAGGTAGAAGTTTCATTCACAAGAACATGGACACCATCCCTCAATGGCACGCTTATCCCCTTAAACATAGACAAAAG GTTTGTAGTGCTCCAAGGCAGCTCAGGATTCTATACCTATGCAATCTTTGAACACCAGGAAGGATGGCCTGAATTCGATATAGGGGTACTGAGGGTTGCTTTCAAGCTTAGAAATGACAA GTTTCACTACATGGCATTATCAGACAAAAGGCAGAGAATCATGCCCATGCCTGAAGATCGCATGCCTGAAAGATGTCAGCAGTTAGCATACCCTGAGGCTGTCCTCCTCACTAATCCAATTAATCCAGACCTCAAAGGAGAG GTGGATGACAAGTATCAATACTCCATCGAAGATCAAGACAACAAGGTCCATGGATGGATAAGTTTTGATCCTCCAATTGGCTTTTGGCAGATCAGTCCTAGTGATGAGGCCCGAACAGGAGGGCCTGTTAAGCAGGATCTAACCTCTCATGTTGGTCCTACAACCCTCGCT ATATTTGTCAGTTCTCACTACTCTGGGGAAGCACCTAAATTTGGGAATGGAGAGTACTGGAAGAAAGTTTTTGGCCCTGTGTTTATTTACCTTAATTCTGCTTCAAATGGGAAAGATCCAAAAACACTCTGGCAGGATGCGAAAATGCag ATGCAGAGAGAAGTCGAGAGTTGGCCTTATAGCTTTCCGGTTTCAGAGGACTTCCAAAAGAGATCACAAAGAGGTTCTGTTAGTGGTAAATTACTAGTTCGAGATAG GTTGATACATGGTGAAGACATTTATGCAAACGGTGCTTATGTTGGTTTGGCTTTACCAGGAGAAGCCGGATCTTGGCAAAGAGAATGCAAG GGATACCAATTTTGGACCAGAGCAGATGCTAATGGGAGTTTCTCAATTAAAAATGTCCGAACTGGACAATATAATCTTTATGCATGGGTTCCTGGCTTTGTCGGGGATTACAAATATGATGAAATGATAACAATCACCTCAG GAAACAATATTGATTTCGGTGACCTTATTTATGAACCCCCAAGGCAAAATGTCACCTTTTGGGAAATAGGCATCCCTGACCGTTCTGCTGCTGAATTCTATATTCCAGATCCAAATCCTAAATATGTTAACAGGCTCTACGTCGATGATCCAGTTAACAG ATTCAGGCAATATGGCCTATGGGAAAGATATGCAGATTTATATCCAGACAGTGATCTTGTTTATACAATTGGTAAAAGCGACTATAAGAAAGATTGGTTCTTTGCTCATGTTACGAG GAAGATTGGTCAGAACTCATATCAGCCTACCACATGGCAGATTAAGTTTCATCTTGACAGTGTTAGTAATCAATCTGGAAGTTACAAGCTTCGACTAGCACTTGCATCTGCTGCTCATTCTGAACTACAA GTCCGTTTCAATGACTTGAAAGCAAATCCTGCTCACTTTACAGCAGAGCTGAACGGTAGGGACAATGCAATTGCAAGACATGGAATCCATGGTTTGTATTGGTTCTACAATATCGATGTACAAAATACCTGGCTTGTTCAAGGTGCTAATACAATATTTCTCACTCAAGCTAATAGCCAGGGCCCTTTTCAGGGAGTTATGTATGACTACATCCGAATGGAAGGACCCCCATACCTTTAA